GTCTTCGATGCGGATCGGAGtcccgctgctgctgctgccttcCTCAGACCGCATCCACTGAGAGGgaatttaattaaatcaataaaaacaaacaaacaaacaaaaaaacaacacactccatcatgcTGCAAAAAATATCACttatctattatttatatattataattatttatattttaacatttatatattatttatccatttagtATTCATCAGAAATCTTTTAAtatgctgatttttttattttaacaaaacgTTGTCCAATACCATAAGCTACAATTCAATATAATTCTACACtggtataaaatattaataatgttaatattaatgaGTGAGTCCTGCAAtccaaaatatcacaaaaaaatgattaaataaaggCCAATAAAGGCAAACGTCGGGTGTGAAAGTTATTCCgctgaatatttatatattttaaaactcATACACTGCACTATATGACCAATTTATGCTacataaataaaagctaaataaattaatgtataattaatataaataataataaattttggTCTTCTCCACCACTTGGGAgtaagggtgcacaaacttttgcactacAGATGACTTAAATTTcctgtaatatttataattaaaaaacagcATGTGATGCCAGAGATATGCAATCACTTTTTGATCTTGTGTGAAAAACACACTTCAGGATTTTACAGGAATCCGGTGCCTGGTTGTTTAAAACACTAATACTCAAAGCTGCCACTAGATGGGAGCAAAACGCCAAAtgtcatacacacaaaaacacagataaGATGGAATAACGTCACTTTGTAGGCCACGCTCCTCCTCATCCACCCACATGGACTGAAAAGTAAAACCCTGaaactgaccaacacacacacacacacacacacacacacacaccatggtcCTGATGCGGCCGTTCTCCTCAGCACCGTCTCCATCTGCCACGTTGATCTTGGTGTAGCAGTTGGGCGAGTTGAGCCAGCGTGTTTTCTCCCTCTGCTGCCGCTGCTGAACGAGACGGAGGTGGAGGCGGGAGGCGTCGGTCGGCTCGTCCAATGTGAACCCCGTCACCGTGGCCGGGATCTCCACCTCGCTCTTGTGCCGGGGTTTGTCCCGCACCACCGGGTGGCGGTAAGTGTAGCCAGTTCGATAACCCTAGCACAAAGTAAACATAACCATCACAAACCTGGTACACACAAATGGACAAAAATGGAgtcttgtacacacacacacacacacaccagattgtCGAGCATCCTCATGAGTGACTCAAATTCGAGTTCTCCGATTTTCCACTTGTGCTGAGAGCCCATGTTCACTCCGGCCTCGGCCACGCCCTGTGTCCTGCTCTTATATTTCTCCAAGTCCAAGACGATGAGGTTCTCCATTCCTCCTGCACACGAGAACgcattcacctacacacacacaccaagataacaatgataataaattaatcatttacacactctccCCTGAGTGCTTTATGCAGaaacattatataaataagATCATAACTCAAAGGCgtgtttctacacacacacacacagttaaatgtTACATGGTTTGTTTACTCCAGAGTGGGGATATGTCCCGATGTAGAAATTCCCCTAAATCTCCCTCTAATTCATAAACATACTGGTACATTCTTCTGCagtgaacacatacacacccacacagacacacacccaccagCTGGTTTTTTTTGACTGACTGTAAAGCCTTGGCACTGAAAACAAGCTACACCAATGTTTTTACCTctcatactacacacacaaacaaatatacacaacacacgcagacagacacatacagacagagagacacacaaagacagacaagcagagacacatacacacagacagacagataggcatacacagagacagacacatacacagacacacagacagacagataggcatacacagagacatagacacatacacagacacacagacagacagataggcatacacagagacatagacacatacacagacacacagacagagagacagacagacacacacctggaTCTCACAGGCAAACTGGACGTTGTAAATGTAGTGAAAAGCCTCTTCTATGGTTTCTCCTAAAGCCACCATGCCATGATTCCTCAGCACGAGGACCTGGAGAACAGCGGGATTAGTAAGAGAAAAGAACTCTGGATGTTTAAAGAACAAATCAAACATGAACTCCCAGTAAAGCATCAACATGGCGTCTTTGCGGTGAAGATAAACGGCTCCTACGGCAGGCTggtgtttaatattaaattgtgtaatatgaGCACCTTGGCTGTGGGTCCCAGCGCTTTCTGTAGCTCCGCCCTCTCCTCCTTGTCATCCAGACTCCCGTGGTAGTTGTAGTAGGCCACGTCTCCGAGGATCAGCGCCTCCTGAGAGATGGGCAGCAGGCCGCACTTCATTGACGATACCTGCACGAAGACAGACAGGACAGTTCAGGAAACTCCCAGAATGCCGTGTGGCGACACCACGGGGAAACGGCGTGGCGATACTCACGGCTGCCGCGGCCGGGGTGTGTAAGTGGACGAGGCAGCGTGCGTCCGGTCTCATGGAGTAGATGGCGGCGTGTGGGCTGAAGCCAGACATGTCGATGCGCAGGTTAGTGGAACCCTGATCCACCACATCGCCCAGGATGTTCACCTTCACCTGCAGGTTGCATGATGAAAAATAACGTGCATTAGCTTCCAGGAGACAAACCAGGTATGAAATTAAccgaatcgaacccgggccacagcaatgagagcgcgggatactgctgctggaccaccaggaagcgttattaaataaaacatgacaaaactTTAAACCAAAGAGCCTCTGTAAACTAGGGGGTGGGGGCACAAACTTATGCACTCCACTGTACATTCAAAGCAATTTCTTGCAAATTACCTGAGGTGTAACCGGAATAAAACAACATTTTGGGGAAAATAACCAACTTCACTGCACCAACTGgtagctgattattttcccctaaccttatgttttattccttacataatgcGCCTCTCAGCAGCATCAAAAAGACTCTTCTGGAAATCAATCTACAcgcccacacactcactctctctcacacacacacacacactctctcacacagcgTTATGTAACAAGCTGGAGAAAAGAAACGTCTCAGTTCAGTTCGATGAAGTGGTtcgtgtcatcatcatcaaaccACCGACTACAACCTGTACAGCTCAGAAGAACAGCTTCTAAAACAGAACCAACCACCAAACAAAATTGTGACCGGTTCAGTTCTGGACAAACGACTATAAATGTAACACCTGCACAAATCCTGGACTCGCATGCTGCTGATATTATGACTATTGAATTAGCCTTTGGTGTGAATGAAGGCACACAAAGAGCGCCGGGTCAAGGAGAAGCGCCTGAGGCTCAAACACTGCGTTCCATAGTGTTATCAGCTGACGAGAAGGAATtcaccaaaacaacaacagctgcTACGACGTGAGAATGTTATCGGACAAGCAGCACGCGAGTGACAGACAGgcgggtggtggtggtggtgtcagTTTCAGTGCAATGCGTTGGGACGTTCACGGGAAGTTTACATAATACACTGAATGCTAAAATCAAGCTATGTCTATTCATAAGGACACGATAAAGTGACGAGTCTCAAGCATCAGAGGAAGTGACCATTCTACTGTTAATGACgaaacacactggacagattTAACCATCTTTTTTTAACCGTCCCACATCCCCCACAGCTTCATCTGTACATGCACGTGTACACATTTTTAGCCAAGTGGTTGTCAGGACCTTTGACACAACCCGGACCTTTCTTCCATTTTGGTCCTCACAAATGATAGAAGTATCATGTGTCCTTACAAGCACCTGGTCCTCACAAAACAGTGTGTTTACAGCTTTTATTTGGAAAAACTATAACAACCAAAATATTTCTTTCCGGTTCCGGAGGTTAAGGTTTAAGTGAAGGTTTAGGGTTATCAAACTGATATTAACCCACATGAATCATGCGACTTGAGAGAGTTTTTACTGTCATTTTCACCTCtggattttttaaagaaatttccccctgggattaataaagttctttgaatcttgaatggaCAATCTGAAACATTACCAGTTTCATCAACTACAGACGGATggtcactaaataaataaattattatatattagtgtgCATGCACGTGTACACACATTTAGCCCAGGTGGCTGTCAGGACATTTGACACGACCCGGTCATTGTGAGGACCTTTCTTCCATTTGGTCCTCACAATGATAGGTCAGCGTCATGTGTCCTTACAAGCACTTGGTCCTCACAAAACAGTGGTGTTTACAGCTTTTATTTGGAAAAACAATAACAGCCAAAATATTACTTTCTGGTTTAGGGTTATGTCACCAGAAGGTCCTCACAATGGCAGAAAaaccagcatgtgtgtgtgtgtgtttgcataccAGATTAGAAGCTGAAGCTTCGGCGAATGACAGTCCTCTGGGGATGATGAGAATGTGGTCCTGCTCCTTACTGACAcgaacctacacacacacacacacacacacacacacacacacacacacacacatacatacaatcTCATCTCATTTCTTCCGTCACACAGCAGCTGTGGTGTTGTTTGAATACTAAATATAgtctgtctttcatttcatttcctctcgggtaaatataaaaatatcccTTCGGCTTCTGGACCAATTTTTCCAAAAGCACCATAGGATCACGCGATGGAAAGGAATAAGCTGATAATCAAACTGTGATATTAACCCACATGATAACCCTTAGCATCATGGACACTCTGAAACATTACCAGTTACATCAGCTACAGACGGTTGGTcactattaaaatgatttaatgtttgatttTAGAAAATGAAAGGACATTAATAGCACTttcaaaatgatattttttaagcccaatatatatatacactgtataccAATAAAGCATAAAGGTGTGTTAAGCATCAAACTGCAAGAATTAGAATAACATTAGGTCCCGATTCTGAAAGTCTTAAATCAAatagaagcttttttttttcccaggggGTCCGAGCACCAAAGTTATAGGCACCAAGCACCAAAATATTCCTGTCATGGTCTCAAACCCTGAAGGTGTATAAATAATGACAGTCGGTCAGTACCAAGTGCATGAACTCTTCACAGGGAAGAGCATCTAAATTGTTTTACTCGTTATTGTACCAAGAACTCTACAGTCTTTCAGGGACCAAGAGGTCTAAGCTCTAGAAATAGAACCAAGAACTAGAGGTAgaaaggggtccaagcactggaggtaaaaaaaaaaaaaaagggggtcCAAGGAGTAAAGGTAGAAAGGGGTCCAAGAACTGGAGGTAAATAGGGGTCCAAGCCCTAAAGGTAgaaaggggtccaagcactggaggtaaaaaaaaaaaaaaaaaaggggtccAAGGAGTAAAGGTAGAAAGAGGTCCAAGCACTGGAGGTCAAAAAAAAAGGGGGTCCAAGCAGTAAAGGTAGAAAGGGGTCCAAGAACTGGAGGTAAATAGGGGTCCAAGCCCTAAAGGTAgaaaggggtccaagcactggaggtaaaaaaaaaaaaaaaaaaaaaggggtccAAGGAGTAAAGGTAgaaaggggtccaagcactggAGGTCAAAAAAAAGGGGGGTCCAAGCAGTAAAGGTAGAAAGGGGTCCAAGAACTGGAGGTAAATAGGGGTCCAAGCCCTAAAGGTAGAAAGGGGTCCAAGAACTGGAGGTAAAAAGTCATCCAAGCCCTAAAGGTAgaaaggggtccaagcactggAGCTGGTAACACAAACTGACATTTTCCCTCCAAACCATCACACTATCACCACAAATGCTGAAAAATGTGTCTTAATCTGCTCTTGGCAAATAACGTTATTTTTTCCTGCCATGGAATTTTGTGAAGCAGCATCATGTTTAACCTGTAAATTTGTTGTCCTAGCTGATACTAATCTGCTAACCTGACAAGTTAATTAGCTAAATGCTGAGGAAACAATATAGCTATGAAGCTCCAGTAATAAATCAAGGCTCACCGTGATGTAGGCGTTGGAGAAGTGAGCCCAGCTGAAGAGATCGACGAGGCGGTAGAGGCTGGCCAGTTTGCATCGCGCCTGCTTCTCACCCTTCACCATGGAGCCGGAGTCGGCGCTGAAAAGATCGTTTATGGGGGACACCATGCCCAGACCTGAGGAGGCAAAATTCAGATTACATTTAAAGATTGTTACGGAAACATTTTTCTCCTTCTGTTCAACGGAAAAGTTTCTTGACCTGTGGAAGGCAACTAGTCAGCGCTCTGTTTGTGGGTGAACTCTGAGCAGCACTACGTTACTTCACTGCAAACACGCCCTTTTCCACTTCCCCTTAAAAGTACACAACGCCCAGCTGCTGATTGCAGCAAGTCATGAACTTCAGGAAGTGGGAATGGCAATGTTGTGTTTCATCATTTACATGCAGTGTGTCTGAAttaattataaacaaaaaacccaAGACTCAAAAACCTCTCAACAATCCTTGGGTTTATTCGTAAACCATTTTTCAATTGATTCAACATTAAAACATAACTAAAATCTTTCCTGCTTTCACACAACACTTCAACATCTGGTTTAAAACCACTGCTAGTTCAAATCCACTGCTACCATCACCATGTTTCAGATCGATATCATTCATTAGAAAGCAGACATTCCAGCTGGTCAAACATGATGTTCTGCACTGATCTGACCTTGAACCAAACACGCTGCAGGCCTGATCAATAGCATCAACATTATGCATGCTCCACCTGAATGCTCATGACAACAGGAAACACTGGTGTAATAAGATAAACTGGTAACCTTTCCATTTGAGTCATGGCAAAATTAAATCAGCCGTTCTCGacaaacagaaaataatcacaacagagacagagactgagacaaagagagagtgagtacgacaaagagtctgagagagagagagagagagggagagaaagcaagagagacatagagagagagacacgtacACCTCACTCATGCACAGATTATCGgcttttattttactatttatttatttgccggtttattatttgtttgttgatcTTATAATTTTGTTTTCAATCCTTATCCTTCTAAATGTTTTGccaatacatttatttatgccAAGAAAGCTTATTTGAattgaaaatgagagagagagagagagagagagagactgtatctctctctctgtatctcctcTGATAATTAGTTCTGCATTCCAGAGACATAATAAAACAAAGCTAACACACGAGGAGAGCTGGATCGAGGAAAGTTTCCCCCCCGACATCACATTTTGGGAAGTAAGAAATCTCAAAGAAGACTTAAAGTTCTATTAGCTATAATTCTAATTATTATCTGCAATAATTACTTTCCTATAAGCTCACACATCTCTAACAACaatctttgttaaataaccTGTTCTATTAAAGCACATTTATTACTAGACTTGGCTTAATGTGGGACGTCCGCCcttgagccgttactatagaaacgataacatattagaacgTGGGATTTGTATCCATGCATCTATATGGCCATCtaacagcgctgtggtataataTGGATATGGTGCTAGGGGTGCTGCGTTAGAGCAGTGGGATGTACCACTCACTGAGGGGGGAAGTGGGGTATCCTCCGATGGAGCTGGCCATGAAGAAGTCGGCGATCTGGCGCAGGGCGAGGAGTCCAGCAGGGTTATTTCCCTTGATCATCTGTTCCTGGATCAGGCCTTCCAGCTCGTCCTTAAACGCCTGAGAGACACAAAGAGGGGATTAATGTTAACTTGGTGTTTACGATCTACCAAACTTTAATATTTACTCATCAGTCTCTACAGTGAATAACTACAACTCAATTACAtgctacatttttattacagtacCATCACAAATCATTTGCGTAATGCACCAGGCTGAAAGATCACCACCGCTTAATCGTCTACCGTGACAGGAAGTGACCGTGACGGCTCAGAAAATCAGGAACATCGAGTCGAGATAAGAGCACTAGCTAAAGATAAGAGCACTAGCTAAGAATTAGAGCACTAGCTAAAACATTACTAATGTaggaaagggggcggggcttccagagAGCTTAGCAGGTCAACAGCTAGGCAAGCCTTAAACGAACCCTACTTAGGGGTTTAACAGCATAAAAACCCTGTACACTAAATTCACGCCCTTTGAGTTTTCCAGAAACGGAAAACAGTCCTAAGCAGAACGTAACCTTATCGGAACAAGATTGCATTTCTCCACAGCCACGCATAGAGGAAAAGGGTCAAGGCCTCAATCTCGCACAGTTAATAATACACTGAAATGTTAAAAGCAGATTTGGAACGCAGCCAGGACCGCCGTCGTGTGTGTTGGGTGATGAGCCGCGCCGTGACGGTAATGACGGGTgtcaggagtgtgttgtgacacATGGTTTCAGCCTCACGCATTATCCTGACAAGCCTCTACTGTaaacacactcgcgcacacgcTAATGTTTTTGATGTTTGTGTACACAGTATAGCACCTGTGGAGTCTTTAGAAGTTTGTAATGAAGTAACCACCAAGCaatcacacacgcgcgcacgcacacacacctctttcctATTTCACTCAGACATGTCACAACCATCACAGTTAGCATTGCACTAAAGGAGGTCAGGAGAAAGGAAATGCTGAACAACCACCACAAACTCTGTGGTTGTTGAAACAAATTCCTTCCTTTACCTcaaagttatttaaaaaaaaaaaaacagtataaagTTCACACCCAGGGACACTTCATTTCAGTggattgggacacgcccactgtTACTTTATGAGAGTTATCTGTAATGGTGTTTATGTGAAATGAAGTTTTGGGACGCGTCCAGATTTGATATTTATAATGACTGTGTTTATGTGGCCTGTCCattgtgatttgggacacgcccacagtggttataacattatgactgccaTGCAGTGAATAGGACGCAGTCTGAATTATTACCTGGctacagtacagtagaattATGACTGTGAGacagtttgtttgtgtttatgaccCACGTGGCCTCGACTACCCTCTGGGAGCCATATCCCAGCATGCACTTCCCTCCGAGAATGCTGATGAAGCTGCATTAATCCCTTTTTTGCTCGTCGGAGTCGCTCCTTCAGCAACAGTCAGGACATTTGCGGGTTTTTCCTCTCAGGGGTTTGTGAATTGCTGGGATTAATTAGCGCGGCCTGAAATACTTTAGTGTTTGTGCAGTTTGTCTCTCAAACACTCAACCCAGACTGATAATTAGCTGCTAATCTGAAGCGTTCGACAGGAAACAAAACCactgaattgagtgtgtgtgtgtcagacactAGCGTTAAACACAAGAGCTCTTACTAGAGTTAATGCCTTTACAAAGAAAACCAGAAAggaagaataaaacaaaagcgCGCAAATATCTGTTCGTTCGTTCATAAAAGCTAACATTTGTGAACTAACCGGTTATAATAATCTGCTTTATAAACCGTAAGGCACTGTGAAAAGCAGGAAGTCCCTGACGTTTATTATTCACCTCATTATGCTACAGCTAGCTTACAGGATCTCAACGCACAGGATTTCTAAGAGGAATTTTTAAAACCACATTCATAAACTTTAACAGCTAATGAAAACTAGCTTGTTAATCCCTGACAGGATAATTAAGGGTATTCTTCAAGATACAAAATTACACTTAAGTGCAAATAccagcttgctagctagcatcTGCAAACatgacaggatttttttttaaaaagctataTTCAAAGAGGCTCAGTAGCATCAGCTAACTTACAAGAGCTAGCTGGCTAAAATAATTGACAGGATTTTTTCACATGTACAAATGAAGCAAATCAATATTGCTCGAGCTGGACAGTTCGCTAACGCGCTAATGTGACGTGATTTCTGAAAGGCTTGTTAAAGCTGTATTCATAAAGGTTCATAATCCTTCCTGATGATAGCGGTTAGCTAActaacacaaccttctgaggaGATTTTCAAAgctattttttataaaatgatcACTGCTAAGGTTAACTAGCTGACTAAAGTGAGCAGAAAGGATCTCGGAGACGATTTTTAGAGATACGATTACAAATTGGGGCTGAATTTTATAAAGCGTTATTTACATAGCTTAGTTAGCTGGCTAGCATGAGCTAATCTGACTAGATTTCTGAAAGAAATACCAAGGCCATAATCGTATAAAAATATTCCTATTCCTTACCGCTAATGCTAGCTATCAGGGTAAATATGAGCTGACAGGATTTCTAGCAGGGTATTTCCAAGCTCCCCCCCTCCCAGTGCTAGCGGACTAGCTGGCTGACAGGATTTAAGAGTTgtttgtctgttgtgtgtgtatacaacaTTTGCCTTACATATGCTGATACTTTATAACGGTTCTTTTGATCGTAACATGTAAACTGAGGAAATTATTCCCCTTGCAACACCATTCTAGTTTGAGAGATTAACAGTGTGTCACAATAATTATCAGCCCTTACcatctcgtgtgtgtgtgtgtgtgtgttggatacACATCCCGTTTCCCAGCGCACTCGGGCTGGGTTCAAGAAAAACACACTCCAGgctaatttgatttgatttgttcCCTGCTGTGCAGTTTACATCACCTTAGATTAGGTAATAAGCAACGGCACCAGCTAAGCTAGACAgttaactaaaacacacacacacacacacacacagtaagacagTGAGTTCACATGATGTTTTTTTCCATGATGCCCTACTGACGGCGCTAACCACTTTTAGCTAAAGCCGCTGGCATGTTTTTCCCCTATGAAAACTTCACGCAAATGTTagatgtgttttaaaaaaagatggaAAGGAAAAAGTGCAAATGATCGTGTTTCATGACAATGCCTCGACATGAGCGTTCTGAAAAGACTAAAGCATCTAAAAACAATGCTACCTTCCTCCCAAGTGTAAACATGCTAGCACAAATCATTTCAAGCTAGCTGGTGAACGTGAGGCAATCCAACAGGATTTCTGTGGGCATTTTTTAAGAAATGTAGTAATGAATGGTCATAAATCTTTACCAAAAATGTTAATCACCACACAGAAAATTCCATAATATCCCTGATTTCTTTGCTACATAGCAAAATCTAACTAATTTTACTGGTTTAGTGTTAGCTTATGAGGCGTGTCGGTCATACTTTTCCTTTAGGACATAATGAAATGTCTATATTTGAGCTACAATGCTAACTCTTCCATTCCTCAGAAATTAGCAACTACGAACTGTGTCATTTATAGCTACACCGACTTCGTCATCCTGAATAAACGACATGTATTTATACAATGCGAGACCTGtacttgtgtgtattgtgatatatGATCGTGGGAAACATCACCTCTGACATTAATattagcagcacacacacacactctcaacaagCCCACACACGAAACAGGATCAGTGACAGCTGGTTGCGATACGATGACCtcatgaaaacacacaacacaacaatgcgTCAGAGTTTGCCTTCGCAGGTGTTCATTTCTTTCCCAGGCCACCGCTAAACGCACAACGTCATCTTATATTTGTGAAAGCTCCAGCTTGTCAGGTTTGCTAGGAAAGCCTGATTAGCTCAGCTAAAAAGCTGAGAAGAAGCTAATAATGAGCATTTagtaatactaatactaatagtATTAGAGTCTCTGAGAGTGCTACAGTCACAACTGTCTTTACTCTTTCCTGATAATCCTCAAGTTTCATTGCTTTTGCCTTGTTGACAAAGCTGGGTTTGGGGGTGAATAATGGGTTTTGTTGGGAGGGGAAACCCAGGGATTGGGGGGAAACAATGGATTTGTGGGAAATGATGACAATGGGTTTAGGGTAGGTGGAACAGGGATTTAGGGGACACACTGGGTTTAGGGTAGGTGGAACAGGGATTTAGGGGACACACTGGGTTTAGGGTAGGTGGAACAGGGATTTAGGGGACACACTGGGTTTAGGGTGGAGGAAACAGGGTTTTGGGGGGCACTGTGCTTAGGGTGGTGGAAACAGGGCAAGGGGGGGGCACTGGGTTGAGGGTGGTGGAGACAGGGCTTTGGGGGGAGATGATGCTGGGATTAGAGTGGTGGAAACAGGGTTTGGGGGGGGGCACTGGGTTTGGTGGGATGAACGATGGGTTTATTAGGGAGGATGGAGCTGGAGACTGgttttgaaacattttttattccGTCCTGAAAGTAAAAGACTCCTCCTGAAAGCATAGACCCTTGTCTGGACCTTAACTACAACCTACAGTCTGAAACTCTGGACTATATGCAATCTACCAAACCACAgtccaaacaaaacacacacacaacaaaaaaaatcacacttttaTGTAACAGCAGGCTGCCTAAGAAtaaccatgaacacacattctctctcacacacacacaca
This genomic window from Hemibagrus wyckioides isolate EC202008001 linkage group LG27, SWU_Hwy_1.0, whole genome shotgun sequence contains:
- the add3a gene encoding adducin 3 (gamma) a isoform X2; translation: MSGEMSAEVMSPTSAGQKERYFDRVNENDPEYQRARNMPADLRQDFNMMEQKKRVTHILQSPAFKDELEGLIQEQMIKGNNPAGLLALRQIADFFMASSIGGYPTSPLSLGMVSPINDLFSADSGSMVKGEKQARCKLASLYRLVDLFSWAHFSNAYITVRVSKEQDHILIIPRGLSFAEASASNLVKVNILGDVVDQGSTNLRIDMSGFSPHAAIYSMRPDARCLVHLHTPAAAAVSSMKCGLLPISQEALILGDVAYYNYHGSLDDKEERAELQKALGPTAKVLVLRNHGMVALGETIEEAFHYIYNVQFACEIQVNAFSCAGGMENLIVLDLEKYKSRTQGVAEAGVNMGSQHKWKIGELEFESLMRMLDNLGYRTGYTYRHPVVRDKPRHKSEVEIPATVTGFTLDEPTDASRLHLRLVQQRQQREKTRWLNSPNCYTKINVADGDGAEENGRIRTMWMRSEEGSSSSGTPIRIEDPNQFVPLNTNPSDVLQKRNKIREQNRFDMKTAGPQSQLLAGIVVERPPPYTGGDEEEAEPLPPNPFSELSERDLDDYKQQVERQQLGLDEEEQDQLTSDDASTLSPSASQTQSPQHTPAKEENHTNALLNGKGSHEEEEEEELMKRVESVEITSEKIEEVLSPESSPSKSPGKKKKKFRTPSFLKKNKKKEKVEA